The sequence below is a genomic window from Salinispira pacifica.
CCAGACGATTGCTCTCATTCTGGCCTATCTGGAACCCAACAAAGCGTCTGTGATTCTGGGCAGTCTGCCCCACGATATTCAGTCGGATGTTGCCAAGCGTATCGCAACCATGGACCGGACTCTGCCTGAGGTTCTCAGGGAGGTTGAACGGGTGCTGGAAAAGAAACTTTCAACCCTCAGTTCCGAAGATTATACCTCGGCAGGGGGCGTTGAGAGCATCGTTGAGATCCTCAACCTTGTTGACCGCTCCACCGAAAAAATTATTATAGAGAGTCTGGAAGAGGAAGATCCTGAACTGGCGGAAGAAATCAAGAAGCGGATGTTCGTATTCGAAGATATCGTTATGCTTGATGACAGAGCAATCCAGAAGGTTATGCGGGAAGTTGATACCGCAGAGCTGGCAAAGGCACTGAAATCTGTGGATACGGAAGTGCAGGATAAAATCTTCCGCAATATGTCCAAGCGTGCCAGCCAGCTGCTGAAAGAGGATATGGAATATATGGGACCCATCCGGATGAAGGATGTAGAAGAAGCCCAGCAGAAAATTGTATCCATCATCAGGAAGCTTGAAGAACAGGGCGAAATTGTTGTTGCACGGGCCGGTGAAGATGAGCTTGTGGTATAATTTCTCTGTGGTTGTCTCCGGTGTTATCCCCGGCGCTGTCTCCGAAATTGAGTACGGCCAGGAATTCCGGAGAACCGCAGCTTCCCTGATGGCCGCAAAGGAGTAGGCATATATGGCCAAAAATGTATTCCGAAACGGGGAATTCAACCTGTCCCGGGAAAAAGTGCATATATCTCCGCCTGAAGCCGCCTTTCCCCAGCTATCACAGGGAAACCAGGGGGCGGGAGCCGCAGTGCAGGAGCTGAGTCCGGTGGATGAGGTTGAGGAATATACCGGACCCACAGCCGATGAACTGCGCCGTGAGGCTGAAGCGTTTAAGGCCCAATGGGAAGAGGAAAAAGCCCGGATGGAAAGTGAGGCCAGGGCAAAAGCCGAGCAGATCATTCAGGAGGCCGAAACCACCGCCTTTGAGGAAGTCCGGAAAAAGACGGAAAACGCACAGGAAGAAAAGGAAAAGGCTGAAGAAGAGGCCCGGAAGATCGTGGAAGATGCCCGGGCCGAATCGGAAAAAATACTCAATGAATCCCGTGATAAGGCTGAAGGCATTGAAAAGGATGCCTTTCAGAAAGGCTATGACGAAGGCCGGGAAAGCGGGTACGATTCCGGGCGCTCTGAAGTGGAGCGGGTGATTGACCGGCTTCATATGATTATCAGCAAAACCATCGAACGCAGAAACGAAGTAATTGAAGAAAGCGAAGCCCAGCTGGTTCAACTGGTTCTCCAGATTGCCAAGAAGGTGATCAAGGTGATCAGTGAAAATCAGCGAAATGTGGTGATAAACAATGTGGTTCAGGCACTGAGAAAGCTGAAAACCAAAGCCGATGTAAATATCCGCGTGAATATTGACGACCTGAAAACCACCACAGAACACACGAAAGAACTGATGAGCCGTATTGAACGGGTGAAAAATGTCACCGTAATGGAGGATTCCTCTGTGGATCCCGGCGGTGCGGTGATCGAGACCGACTTCGGTCAGATCGATGCCAGGATTTCATCCCAGCTGCGGGAAATTGAAGAGGCCATCATTGAGCTGATGCCCATTGCCTCTTCAAAGCGGAGCAGAGAGCCTGACAGTCTCCTGTAATAGTTGGGAGCCGGGCTGCTTCCGGATATTACCGCCGGCATATTCCTTGGGAGGGGAGAATGAGGCGTTTTGCCAAATATGTTGAGACAGTACAAAGCATAGAAACCATCCTCTTCATGGGTACCGTACAGAAAGTACGGGGACTTCTCATAGAAAGTCACGGCCCCCAGGCAGTGGTCGGCGAACTCTGCGAAATATATCCTGCGGCGGGACACGAACCCATTTATGCGGAGGTTGTGGGTCTTCACGGAAATATTGTGCAGCTCATGCCCTTCAGCGAACCCCAGGGAATTGAAGTGGGGTCCTCGGTTGTAGCCAGCGGCCGCCGCCTTGAGGTGCAGGTTTCGGATAAACTTCTGGGAAGGGTATTGAACTCCATGGGGAAACCCATCGACGGCAAGGGTGATATTCATTCAGGGGTCAATTATCCGGCCATGGCTTCTCCGCCGGATGTCCTTAACAGGAAAAGCATTACAGAACAGGTGAGCACAGGAATCAGGGCCATCGACGGACTTCTCCCGGTTGGGAAGGGGCAGAGGATGGGAATTTTTTCCGGATCGGGGGTTGGTAAATCCACTCTGTTGGGAATGATTGCCCGAAATACTTCTGCCGATATTAATGTGATTGCCCTCATCGGCGAGCGTGGCAGGGAAGTCCGGGAATTTATTGAACAGGATCTTGGCGAGGAGGGGTTGAAGCGTTCGGTACTCATTGTATCCACCAGCGATAAGCCCCCTGTGGCCCGGTTGAAAGCCGCATATATTGCCACGGCTGTAGCCGAATATTTCCGGGATCAGGGAAACGATGTCATGCTCATGTTCGATTCAGTCACCCGGTTTGCCAGGGCCCAGCGGGAGATCGGGCTGGCTATCGGCGAAGCTCCTGCCACCAGAGGGTTCCCCCCTTCGGTGTTTTCCACCCTGCCCAGACTCCTTGAGCGTTGCGGAACCGGAGAAAACGGCACCATTACCGGGTTTTATACCATCCTTGTGGACGGAGATGACATGGATGAACCGGTGGCTGATAATGTGAGGGGAATTCTGGACGGACATATGGTATTAAGCCGCCGTCTTGCCCAGGCATATCATTATCCTTCAATAGACATTCTCGATTCCGTCTCAAGACTGGCTCCCAGAATATCTCTTCCGGAAGCCCAGAAGGCAGCCGGAGCTGTTCGGCGGCTCATGGCTCTGTACCGGGAAAATGAGGATCTGATCAATATCGGAGCCTATGCTTCCGGGAGCAATCCTGAGCTTGATGAGGCAATCAAGCGCAATCCATCTTTTTTACGCTTTCTCCAGCAGAGCATTACTGAAAAGTCTTCCCTGAGGGAAACCTTCCAGGGACTTTCGGATATTTCGGGATTACAGATTCCTCTCCCGGAACAGGAGGCGGAAGAGAATACGGAAGCGGTTGCAGAACCCGGAAGCGGGGCAGGCCCGGACGGGGATACCGAATCTGCTGATGTCCAGGCGGCCCGGGAATGAAACGATTTCGCTTTCGACTGGAACCCCTTCTCCGCCTTCGGGCCCACAAGGAGGAGGAATGGCGGCTCAAGCTGGGGCAGGCCCAGGCCGAATGTTCCAGGATTGAAAACCAGATCCAGATGCTTCACAGGGAGCGGAGTGCGGTATTTGCCTCTGATGCAGGCAATGATATGGATTATCACCTTTCCCGGGCCCTGTACCTGGGAAGAATTGAAGATAAAACCCGTGAACTCCAGCAAGATTTGACCCAGGCATATGCCAGAAAGGAAGAGGTTTTGAAGACGTATACTGAAGCACGCCGGGAGTACGAAGCTATTAATAAAATTAAGGAA
It includes:
- the fliG gene encoding flagellar motor switch protein FliG, with the protein product MAKQAQAGGKRGGQKREMNGRQKAAIFLVTLGSEISSEIFKHLREDEIETLTFEIARLESIEAEERDMVLTEFQELMMAQDFITTGGIDYARELLEKSLGSQKAVDIINRLTSSLQVRPFDFIRRTDPTHLLNFIQQEHPQTIALILAYLEPNKASVILGSLPHDIQSDVAKRIATMDRTLPEVLREVERVLEKKLSTLSSEDYTSAGGVESIVEILNLVDRSTEKIIIESLEEEDPELAEEIKKRMFVFEDIVMLDDRAIQKVMREVDTAELAKALKSVDTEVQDKIFRNMSKRASQLLKEDMEYMGPIRMKDVEEAQQKIVSIIRKLEEQGEIVVARAGEDELVV
- the fliH gene encoding flagellar assembly protein FliH; protein product: MAKNVFRNGEFNLSREKVHISPPEAAFPQLSQGNQGAGAAVQELSPVDEVEEYTGPTADELRREAEAFKAQWEEEKARMESEARAKAEQIIQEAETTAFEEVRKKTENAQEEKEKAEEEARKIVEDARAESEKILNESRDKAEGIEKDAFQKGYDEGRESGYDSGRSEVERVIDRLHMIISKTIERRNEVIEESEAQLVQLVLQIAKKVIKVISENQRNVVINNVVQALRKLKTKADVNIRVNIDDLKTTTEHTKELMSRIERVKNVTVMEDSSVDPGGAVIETDFGQIDARISSQLREIEEAIIELMPIASSKRSREPDSLL
- a CDS encoding FliI/YscN family ATPase → MRRFAKYVETVQSIETILFMGTVQKVRGLLIESHGPQAVVGELCEIYPAAGHEPIYAEVVGLHGNIVQLMPFSEPQGIEVGSSVVASGRRLEVQVSDKLLGRVLNSMGKPIDGKGDIHSGVNYPAMASPPDVLNRKSITEQVSTGIRAIDGLLPVGKGQRMGIFSGSGVGKSTLLGMIARNTSADINVIALIGERGREVREFIEQDLGEEGLKRSVLIVSTSDKPPVARLKAAYIATAVAEYFRDQGNDVMLMFDSVTRFARAQREIGLAIGEAPATRGFPPSVFSTLPRLLERCGTGENGTITGFYTILVDGDDMDEPVADNVRGILDGHMVLSRRLAQAYHYPSIDILDSVSRLAPRISLPEAQKAAGAVRRLMALYRENEDLINIGAYASGSNPELDEAIKRNPSFLRFLQQSITEKSSLRETFQGLSDISGLQIPLPEQEAEENTEAVAEPGSGAGPDGDTESADVQAARE
- the fliJ gene encoding flagellar export protein FliJ, with protein sequence MKRFRFRLEPLLRLRAHKEEEWRLKLGQAQAECSRIENQIQMLHRERSAVFASDAGNDMDYHLSRALYLGRIEDKTRELQQDLTQAYARKEEVLKTYTEARREYEAINKIKEKRVAEYRKEWFREEAKEIDDIANSRIAGGYRGTL